Proteins co-encoded in one Natronorubrum daqingense genomic window:
- a CDS encoding ATP-binding protein, with amino-acid sequence MAFVTRYVSPTSGRGVILFLGLTYATLSLVWASLRLSSGEPYSNVAVIILLTGGPAFVLLYGGFQLVHADLDSDLYPLIGGWTLGAVGVMFALLSLYHFQPADSLRNPYREILVLTALSSVAGLGVGMYDARARTSARELTQRNEELQRLQAQLEASNERLEQFAYAVSHDLEEPLRMITSYLSLLERRYADELDDDADEFIDYAVDGAERMKEMIDGLLEYSRIETRGESFESVDLDALLTDVQQNLELQIDESDAKITSDALPRVTGDPRQLRQVFQNLLSNALEYSGDDPPRVHVGATATDSRWQMSVRDEGIGIPPEQQDRVFEVFQRLHSHEEHAGTGIGLALCQRIVERHGGTIWIDSEPGAGTTFTFTLPPTQAPSKPAR; translated from the coding sequence ATGGCGTTCGTGACTCGGTACGTCTCCCCGACCAGTGGCAGAGGGGTCATCCTCTTTCTCGGCCTTACGTACGCAACGCTTTCGCTCGTCTGGGCGAGTTTGCGGTTGTCCAGCGGCGAACCGTACTCGAACGTCGCCGTCATCATCTTACTCACCGGCGGCCCGGCCTTCGTTCTCCTCTACGGCGGGTTCCAGTTGGTACACGCCGATCTCGATTCCGACCTGTACCCGCTGATCGGCGGCTGGACCCTCGGCGCCGTCGGGGTAATGTTCGCTCTTTTGAGTCTCTACCACTTTCAGCCCGCTGACAGTCTTCGCAATCCGTACCGCGAAATCCTCGTCCTCACTGCGCTCAGTAGCGTCGCGGGGCTGGGCGTCGGGATGTACGACGCCCGTGCCAGGACGAGCGCCCGCGAGCTCACCCAGCGCAACGAGGAGTTACAGCGCCTGCAAGCCCAACTCGAGGCGTCGAACGAACGCCTCGAGCAATTCGCTTACGCGGTCTCTCACGACCTCGAGGAGCCACTGCGGATGATCACGAGTTACCTCTCGCTTTTGGAACGTCGCTACGCGGACGAACTGGACGACGACGCCGACGAATTCATCGACTACGCCGTCGACGGCGCAGAGCGAATGAAAGAGATGATCGACGGCCTCCTCGAGTACTCTCGTATCGAGACGCGAGGCGAGTCCTTCGAATCGGTCGACCTCGACGCGCTCCTTACAGACGTCCAGCAAAACCTCGAATTACAGATCGACGAGAGCGACGCAAAAATCACCAGCGACGCGTTACCTCGAGTCACGGGCGACCCACGCCAGCTCCGACAGGTGTTTCAAAACTTGCTCAGCAACGCACTCGAGTACAGCGGCGACGACCCCCCTCGCGTTCACGTCGGAGCGACAGCAACGGACTCGAGGTGGCAGATGTCCGTCCGGGACGAGGGTATCGGCATTCCACCCGAGCAACAAGATCGCGTCTTCGAGGTGTTTCAACGTCTCCACAGTCACGAAGAACACGCCGGCACGGGGATCGGACTCGCGTTGTGCCAGCGGATCGTCGAGCGCCACGGCGGTACCATCTGGATCGATTCCGAACCCGGCGCGGGTACGACCTTTACGTTCACTCTGCCGCCAACCCAAGCACCCTCGAAACCGGCCCGATGA
- a CDS encoding DUF262 domain-containing protein, translating into MSSLGPDQNMSEPLENNDYRLYRLLDGYVFHIPEYQRFYSWSKPHWDDLWSDLLNIIGEDRDHYMGTIICKDEQKAIETEEYTANYREYGIVDGQQRFTTLVLLVKAIVSDYESINPEELSADARKRYEKLPIEDSKKLFVQDSTMGPTNEGYEVRNRLKLQQEDNRIFKEVLRDGTDTATISTPSQQRLVDAYQFYKDRLEQLREEQSSIEYLHQIGRLLSGIQSLQFMLYTIDNQAQATLIFESINDRGKGLSNLDKTKSFLMHKVYLTRSNDPSEVTINEVQMRFGEVYRSLQTIDTKDRTSGISEDRIQRYHYIATIDRSVNSKYIKSETGRRNYTLPSGATVYLEALKWHFSQLHNDADFGPYELYPRNCIDEIDWYTDGLKRYYSHMETIATYGDDEDHDSDLAWELTKLFSLGRLGNFYPLLLALWDEYNSNQLTYDELYEILQLIEVASFRIYSIAGRRSDTGESRFYRLANKIATDDKDADWIISKLKNNISSLEYEFTESLRDSNAYKRFRRKDIRYLFYSYDLHLRKEQKGGAAPTIEQAVGNAGNDYSIDHIRPNDTSKLDLNEIEEQQHGEIKHSLGNLTLTTGPRNAAWKNQPYTVKQERVQEDKPDYKNSDFLMTRELARKYETWGEDQINDHLDDIIEYAEKRWNLDADVREKYASIKPSEID; encoded by the coding sequence ATGTCCTCACTGGGGCCGGACCAGAATATGTCGGAACCGCTCGAAAATAACGACTATCGCCTCTATCGACTCTTGGATGGCTATGTCTTCCATATTCCCGAGTACCAGCGTTTCTATTCATGGAGTAAGCCACATTGGGACGATCTGTGGAGCGACCTCCTCAACATCATTGGCGAAGACCGGGATCACTACATGGGAACCATCATCTGTAAGGATGAACAGAAGGCCATTGAAACAGAGGAGTATACCGCTAACTATCGAGAATACGGTATCGTGGACGGGCAACAGCGATTCACAACCCTTGTTCTTCTGGTGAAGGCAATTGTCTCTGACTACGAGTCGATCAATCCTGAGGAACTGTCTGCAGACGCCCGAAAACGGTACGAGAAACTCCCCATAGAGGACAGCAAGAAGTTGTTTGTCCAAGATTCAACCATGGGACCTACCAATGAGGGCTACGAGGTCAGAAATAGACTCAAACTCCAGCAAGAGGATAATCGGATATTCAAAGAAGTCCTCCGTGATGGGACCGACACGGCCACCATATCTACACCCTCGCAGCAACGGCTTGTTGATGCGTATCAGTTCTACAAAGATCGCCTTGAACAACTTCGAGAAGAACAGTCTTCTATCGAATATCTGCATCAGATTGGGCGACTTCTATCTGGTATTCAATCTCTCCAATTCATGCTCTATACGATTGATAACCAGGCACAGGCGACACTCATTTTCGAGTCAATCAACGACCGAGGAAAGGGGCTGAGCAACCTCGATAAGACAAAGAGTTTCCTCATGCACAAGGTGTATCTCACTCGTTCCAATGATCCTTCAGAGGTTACGATCAATGAGGTACAGATGCGGTTCGGTGAAGTGTACCGTTCTCTCCAAACGATAGATACCAAAGATCGGACCTCTGGAATCAGCGAAGACCGGATTCAGAGGTATCATTACATCGCAACCATCGATAGGTCTGTGAATAGTAAATACATCAAGAGTGAGACTGGACGGCGCAACTATACTCTGCCATCGGGAGCAACGGTCTACCTGGAGGCTCTCAAATGGCACTTTAGCCAGCTACATAATGACGCAGACTTCGGACCCTACGAATTGTATCCTCGGAACTGTATCGATGAAATTGACTGGTACACAGATGGCCTCAAACGATATTACTCCCACATGGAAACGATTGCGACTTACGGAGATGATGAAGACCACGATTCCGACCTTGCCTGGGAATTAACCAAGCTATTTTCACTCGGTCGTCTTGGGAACTTTTACCCGCTGTTGCTTGCACTTTGGGACGAATACAACTCTAATCAGCTTACATATGACGAACTCTATGAAATTCTACAGCTTATTGAGGTGGCTTCTTTCAGAATCTACTCGATAGCAGGAAGGCGGTCAGATACTGGAGAATCAAGATTCTACCGTTTAGCCAACAAAATCGCAACCGATGATAAGGACGCAGACTGGATCATCTCAAAGCTCAAAAATAATATTTCATCGCTGGAATACGAATTCACTGAATCACTCCGTGACTCTAACGCCTATAAGAGATTCCGGCGTAAAGACATCCGTTACTTGTTCTACTCGTATGATTTGCATCTGAGAAAGGAACAAAAAGGCGGTGCAGCGCCAACCATAGAGCAAGCCGTCGGAAACGCTGGAAACGATTATAGCATTGACCATATTCGGCCCAATGATACATCTAAATTGGATCTGAACGAAATAGAGGAGCAGCAACATGGGGAAATCAAGCACAGTCTTGGAAATCTAACGCTAACCACCGGCCCCAGAAACGCTGCATGGAAAAACCAACCATACACCGTGAAGCAAGAACGAGTCCAGGAGGACAAACCTGACTATAAGAACTCTGATTTCCTGATGACACGTGAGTTAGCACGAAAGTACGAAACCTGGGGCGAAGACCAAATCAACGACCACTTGGATGACATAATTGAATACGCTGAGAAGCGATGGAATCTCGATGCAGACGTGCGGGAAAAATATGCTTCGATCAAACCGTCGGAAATCGATTAA